The Physeter macrocephalus isolate SW-GA chromosome 13, ASM283717v5, whole genome shotgun sequence genome window below encodes:
- the ZDHHC20 gene encoding palmitoyltransferase ZDHHC20 isoform X4, whose protein sequence is MFVWSYWMTIFTSPASPSKEFCLSTSEKERYEKEFSQERQQEILRRAARDLPIYTTSASKTVRYCERCQLIKPDRAHHCSACDVCILKMDHHCPWVNNCVGFSNYKFFLLFLLYSLLYCLFVATTVLQYFIKFWTNELSDTRAKFHILFLFFVSTMFFISVLSLLSYHCWLVGKNRTTIESFRAPTFSYGPDGNGFSLGCSKNWRQVFGDEKKYWLLPIFSSQGDGCSFPTRLVGTDPEQASVSNHSENTKSVGSNPPFPIKPLSESKNRLLDSESQWLENGSEEGVVRSGTNNHVTVAIEN, encoded by the exons ATGTTTGTATGGTCCTATTGGATGACAATTTTCACATCTCCCGCTTCCCCCTCCAAAGAG ttCTGCTTGTCCACTTCTGAAAAGGAACGCTATGAAAAGGAATTCAGCCAAGAAAGACAGCAAGAAATTTTGAGAAGAGCAGCAAGGGACTTACCTATCTATACCACATCAGCGTCAAAGA CCGTCAGATATTGTGAAAGATGTCAGCTGATTAAGCCTGACCGTGCGCATCACTGCTCAGCGTGTGACGT GTGTATTCTTAAGATGGATCATCACTGTCCTTG gGTGAATAACTGTGTGGGATTTTCTAATTACAAATTCTTCCTGCTATTTTTATTGTACTCTCTATTATATTGCCTTTTTGTGGCTACAACAGTTTTAcagtactttataaaattttggacg aatGAACTCTCAGATACACGTGCAAAATTCCACAtactttttctgttctttgtgtcGACAATGTTCTTCATCAGCGTATTGTCACTTCTCAGCTACCACTGCTGGCTAGTTGGAAAAAACAGAACAACCATAG AATCATTCCGTGCACCCACATTTTCATATGGACCTGATGGAAACGGTTTCTCGCTTGGATGCAGTAAAAATTGGAGACAAGTCTTTGGCGATGAAAAGAAATATTGGCTACTTCCAATATTTTCAAG TCAGGGTGATGGCTGCAGTTTTCCGACTCGTCTTGTGGGGACGGATCCAGAACAAGCTTCTGTTTCAAACCACAGTGAAAATACCAAAAG TGTTGGCTCAAATCCACCCTTTCCTATCAAACCGCTTAGTGAATCAAAAAACCGCTTGTTGGACAGTGAATCTCAGTGGCTAGAGAATGGATCTGAAGAAGGTGTTGTCAGATCAG GGACAAATAACCATGTAACAGTGGCAATAGAAAATTGA